The Rhizobium leguminosarum genome includes a region encoding these proteins:
- a CDS encoding adenosylcobinamide-GDP ribazoletransferase, producing the protein MKIKDYAVDTARAVAFLSRIPMPQSLFKGYDGRLGRLVRAFPFAGIVIGFIPALALLLLLGLRADPLMAALIALSVQVLVTGALHEDGLADTADGIGGGKSREQSLLIMKDSRIGTYGAIALILSFAIRAAAIAVIARHSSPLTTALAIPAVAALSRGAIAWHWQRLAPAKADGVAASTGQPDEAAMQFALASAGLVAALLIWPAFGLRPLVASLLATGIAGLAFTAFIRRKLAGHTGDTLGATQQICEIATLCALATAL; encoded by the coding sequence ATGAAGATCAAGGACTATGCGGTCGATACCGCCCGCGCCGTCGCCTTCCTCAGCCGCATTCCCATGCCGCAATCGCTGTTCAAAGGTTATGACGGCAGGCTCGGCCGGCTGGTGCGCGCCTTTCCCTTTGCCGGCATCGTCATCGGCTTCATCCCCGCACTCGCCCTCCTCCTGCTTTTGGGGCTGCGTGCGGACCCGCTGATGGCAGCCCTGATCGCGCTTTCCGTCCAGGTCCTCGTCACCGGCGCGCTGCACGAGGACGGTCTGGCCGATACGGCCGACGGCATCGGCGGCGGCAAGAGCCGCGAACAGAGCCTCCTCATCATGAAAGATAGCCGGATCGGCACCTATGGCGCGATAGCGCTGATCCTCTCCTTCGCGATCCGCGCAGCCGCGATTGCTGTGATCGCCCGCCATTCCTCGCCGCTCACGACAGCCCTCGCCATTCCCGCCGTCGCGGCTCTCAGCCGCGGCGCCATCGCCTGGCACTGGCAGCGGTTGGCACCGGCAAAGGCTGATGGCGTGGCCGCCTCGACCGGCCAGCCGGACGAGGCGGCGATGCAGTTTGCGCTCGCCTCAGCCGGCCTCGTCGCGGCGCTTCTGATCTGGCCCGCATTCGGCCTGCGGCCGCTGGTCGCAAGCCTGCTCGCCACCGGCATCGCAGGGCTCGCCTTCACTGCTTTCATCCGCCGCAAGCTTGCCGGCCACACCGGCGATACCTTGGGCGCAACGCAACAAATTTGCGAGATCGCCACTCTTTGCGCCCTTGCCACGGCTCTTTGA
- a CDS encoding DUF1289 domain-containing protein, translating into MQTPCIHLCSLEPSTGLCAGCGRTLQEICSWTSYSDAERRRIMTLLPARLAGAATVPNHMKTSLAGGPERPL; encoded by the coding sequence ATGCAAACACCCTGCATTCACCTCTGCTCCCTGGAGCCCAGCACCGGATTATGCGCCGGCTGCGGCCGGACTCTTCAGGAAATCTGCAGCTGGACGAGCTATTCCGACGCTGAGCGAAGGCGGATCATGACGCTGCTGCCGGCAAGGCTTGCCGGCGCCGCCACGGTGCCGAACCATATGAAAACGAGCCTCGCCGGTGGGCCGGAGCGGCCTTTATGA
- a CDS encoding TIGR02281 family clan AA aspartic protease, giving the protein MIRLTVFLVVIGIGLAVLILNSDNSRILGLQSDDFGRVVYLLPIALMLSAGIWASRRSVGETMRQMMIWLVIILALVTVYLYRQEALGVGNRLLAGLVPGRAVVVTTSEGGQEIILHKLLNGHFQADVAVNGQTIEMLVDTGASMVALSREDAERIGIDLSRLTYSMTIMTANGRGRAAPVTLDQVAIGPIVRNNVAASVSEDGRLDQSLLGMSFLETLGSLQMQTDELRMRD; this is encoded by the coding sequence ATGATCCGTTTGACCGTCTTCCTAGTCGTGATCGGCATCGGCCTTGCCGTGCTGATCCTCAACAGTGACAACAGCCGGATCCTCGGTCTGCAGAGCGATGACTTCGGCCGCGTCGTCTATCTGCTGCCGATCGCGCTGATGCTGTCGGCCGGCATCTGGGCGAGCCGGCGCAGCGTCGGTGAAACGATGCGCCAGATGATGATCTGGCTGGTCATCATCCTGGCGCTCGTGACCGTCTACCTCTATCGCCAGGAAGCGCTCGGCGTCGGCAACAGGCTGCTCGCCGGCCTCGTTCCCGGCCGCGCCGTCGTCGTCACCACAAGTGAGGGCGGCCAGGAGATCATTCTGCACAAGCTGCTGAACGGCCATTTCCAAGCCGATGTCGCGGTAAATGGCCAGACGATCGAGATGCTCGTCGATACCGGCGCCAGCATGGTGGCGCTGTCGCGCGAAGATGCCGAACGGATCGGCATCGATCTCTCCCGCCTCACCTATTCCATGACGATCATGACAGCCAACGGCCGCGGCCGCGCAGCACCTGTCACGCTCGACCAGGTAGCGATCGGCCCGATCGTCCGCAACAATGTCGCAGCCAGCGTTTCCGAGGATGGCCGGCTCGACCAGAGCCTGCTCGGCATGAGCTTCCTGGAAACGCTGGGCTCGCTGCAGATGCAGACCGACGAACTCCGCATGCGCGACTAA
- a CDS encoding EamA family transporter — protein sequence MNSLWPIVIGGVLPALFWGITAIFQKQSATSATGSAVYLIAFGAACALAGLIAALIWRPAPWTAEGLGFAALAGACFAVGTGLISFALFTYGVPVSKLAPIWSCNVLMTLAIGAVFLGEASELDIVKLVAGTLLIISGALLVSSA from the coding sequence ATGAATTCACTCTGGCCGATCGTCATCGGCGGCGTTCTGCCCGCCCTGTTCTGGGGCATTACCGCCATCTTCCAGAAGCAGAGCGCCACATCAGCCACCGGCTCCGCCGTCTACCTGATCGCCTTCGGCGCTGCCTGCGCGCTTGCCGGGCTGATCGCCGCACTCATCTGGCGCCCTGCCCCCTGGACCGCCGAAGGTCTCGGTTTTGCCGCCCTCGCCGGCGCCTGCTTTGCCGTCGGCACCGGCCTCATCAGCTTTGCGCTTTTCACTTATGGTGTCCCCGTCTCGAAACTCGCCCCAATCTGGAGCTGCAACGTGCTGATGACACTGGCAATCGGCGCCGTCTTTCTCGGCGAAGCCTCCGAACTCGACATCGTAAAGCTCGTCGCCGGCACCCTCCTCATCATCTCCGGCGCCCTTCTCGTCAGCAGCGCCTGA